In Pseudoalteromonas marina, a genomic segment contains:
- a CDS encoding 3'-5' exonuclease — MFFKEVKNWNTRYAQLADDAQNNLLKEFYLSTFSDASASVKDIPFVALDFETTGLNSKTDDIVSVGLVPFTLARIYCKQSKHWVVQPRRNLSESSIVIHGITHNDVDNAPDFDNIIAPLLDALRSKVIVVHYAAIERGFFNSALLLRLKEHIEFMVVDTMELERRALKAKQGLIGLLFNTKLGSLRLNDCRKRYSLPAYEGHHALTDALATAELLQAQLRHHYTEETPLCTIWS, encoded by the coding sequence ATGTTTTTCAAAGAAGTTAAAAACTGGAATACACGTTATGCTCAGCTTGCCGATGATGCGCAAAACAACTTACTAAAAGAGTTTTATTTATCTACATTTAGTGATGCTAGCGCTTCTGTAAAAGACATTCCTTTTGTTGCATTAGATTTTGAAACAACTGGGCTTAATAGTAAAACAGATGATATTGTGAGTGTGGGGTTAGTGCCATTCACATTAGCGCGAATATACTGTAAACAGAGTAAACATTGGGTGGTTCAGCCAAGACGAAACCTAAGTGAATCATCTATTGTGATCCACGGTATTACTCATAACGATGTTGATAACGCGCCTGACTTTGACAACATTATAGCCCCTTTACTTGATGCTTTGCGTTCTAAGGTGATTGTTGTTCACTATGCGGCAATAGAACGTGGCTTTTTTAATAGTGCCTTATTATTGCGATTAAAAGAGCATATTGAGTTTATGGTTGTAGATACCATGGAACTTGAGCGAAGAGCCCTCAAAGCAAAACAAGGCTTAATAGGGCTGCTATTTAACACTAAACTGGGATCGCTAAGGCTAAATGACTGTCGTAAACGTTATTCTCTACCTGCTTATGAAGGGCATCATGCGTTAACCGATGCGCTTGCAACCGCTGAGCTTTTACAAGCTCAATTGCGCCATCATTACACAGAAGAAACACCGTTGTGCACTATATGGAGCTGA
- a CDS encoding DUF294 nucleotidyltransferase-like domain-containing protein: MQSEQIEIAQFLSQHPPFDDLPQKALDELAKQVEVSYFRANTDILQYGQDIADLYIIRSGAVEMYRRDGELYNRLATAGIFGQMGLLMNRKVRFPATALEDTLVYCINVDIFLQYCNEFEVFADYFETDGNVRLHQAIVEQADSNDLTTAKVKSLLHRDVVTVDATETVKNIAQLMTDESVSSVLVTDVNKPINNDPQEDDGQVVGIITDKDLRTKVVAQGLEYNTPAHVIMSTNLVLLDQNDYIFEAVLAMLRDNLHHLPVVQKKRPIGVISLSDILRYESQSSLLLVRGILAQQSVEDLAHYANQLPRVFVRMVNEDANSHMVGTAMAVIGRTFKQRLLILAEEKFGPPPVPYCFIALGSMARDEQLIVTDQDNALILDNSYDDEKHNAYFQNLSDFVCDGLAQCGYSYCDGEIMASFKKWRKTQDQWFEQFAQWIAEPKPQALLNSSIFFDLDGVWGKTKWANELKTYIAKHSANNRLFLANMAANARNRTPPLGFFKGFVLEHNGQHQKSMNLKRRGTAPLSDVVRVHALAIGSRKQNSFDRLEDIIEANVLPAGKAQDLRDALEYISMTRIRHQAWQIEQGEVPDNNLDPHLLSPFEQRHLKDAFAILDKAQNYLKFCYTAHSGVK; this comes from the coding sequence ATGCAAAGCGAACAAATTGAAATAGCGCAATTTTTATCACAACACCCTCCTTTTGATGATCTTCCTCAAAAAGCATTAGATGAACTTGCTAAACAAGTCGAAGTCAGTTACTTCAGGGCTAATACCGATATTTTACAATACGGCCAAGACATAGCCGATTTGTACATCATAAGAAGTGGCGCTGTTGAAATGTATCGCCGTGATGGCGAGCTCTATAACCGTTTGGCCACTGCGGGAATATTTGGGCAAATGGGCTTGTTGATGAATCGCAAAGTACGTTTTCCGGCTACAGCGCTTGAAGACACGTTAGTGTATTGTATAAACGTTGACATATTTTTGCAGTATTGTAATGAATTTGAAGTCTTTGCAGATTATTTTGAAACCGATGGTAATGTGCGTTTGCATCAAGCAATTGTTGAGCAAGCCGATAGCAACGATTTAACGACTGCAAAGGTAAAATCGTTACTTCACCGAGACGTTGTTACAGTCGATGCAACTGAAACAGTAAAAAATATTGCACAGCTCATGACCGATGAGTCGGTTTCGTCAGTGCTAGTGACCGACGTTAATAAGCCTATTAATAACGACCCTCAAGAAGATGACGGGCAAGTCGTTGGTATAATAACTGATAAAGATTTACGTACTAAAGTTGTTGCGCAGGGGCTTGAGTACAACACGCCCGCACACGTTATTATGTCAACTAACCTAGTGCTACTTGATCAAAATGACTATATTTTTGAAGCCGTGCTAGCCATGCTCAGAGATAATTTACATCATCTTCCTGTGGTACAAAAAAAACGTCCAATAGGTGTTATATCACTGTCAGATATTCTACGTTATGAATCGCAAAGTAGCTTATTGTTGGTGCGTGGTATATTGGCTCAGCAGTCTGTTGAAGACTTAGCTCACTACGCAAATCAGCTTCCCCGTGTATTTGTGCGCATGGTAAATGAAGACGCAAACTCTCATATGGTTGGTACTGCAATGGCTGTCATTGGTCGTACATTTAAACAACGGTTGCTAATACTCGCAGAAGAAAAATTCGGCCCGCCGCCAGTACCCTACTGCTTTATTGCATTAGGCTCAATGGCTAGAGATGAGCAGCTTATTGTTACCGATCAAGACAATGCACTTATATTAGATAATAGCTATGACGACGAAAAACATAATGCTTATTTTCAAAATTTGAGTGACTTTGTTTGTGATGGATTAGCTCAATGTGGCTATAGCTATTGCGACGGTGAAATTATGGCGTCATTCAAGAAGTGGCGAAAAACACAGGACCAATGGTTTGAGCAATTTGCCCAATGGATTGCTGAACCCAAACCACAGGCTTTACTTAACAGTTCTATATTTTTTGATTTAGACGGTGTGTGGGGTAAAACAAAATGGGCTAATGAGTTAAAAACATATATTGCTAAACACAGTGCAAATAACAGACTGTTTCTAGCAAATATGGCAGCAAATGCTCGTAATAGAACACCTCCACTTGGTTTTTTTAAAGGGTTTGTTCTAGAACACAATGGGCAGCATCAAAAATCTATGAATTTAAAACGACGTGGCACAGCGCCATTAAGTGATGTTGTTCGCGTCCATGCACTTGCCATTGGATCTCGTAAGCAAAATTCATTTGATCGCCTAGAAGATATTATAGAAGCCAATGTTTTGCCTGCAGGCAAAGCGCAAGACTTACGTGATGCGTTAGAGTACATTTCGATGACCCGTATACGTCATCAGGCATGGCAAATTGAGCAGGGTGAAGTACCCGACAATAATCTTGATCCGCATCTACTTTCTCCATTTGAACAGCGTCATTTAAAAGATGCTTTTGCTATTCTAGATAAGGCGCAAAATTACCTTAAATTTTGTTATACCGCACACTCGGGTGTGAAATAA
- a CDS encoding efflux RND transporter permease subunit, with product MKNSPMMQDLPSMAIRRPVLIVVLNLLIIIAGLAAIAGIEVRELPDVDRPRITVSASFPGGSPETVDTEVTSKLEGAIARVSGVKSIRAQSEEGNARIVVEFRPGVDLDNAANETRESVARVQRELPEEVERVAIIKADNDAEAVVSLTVSSNSLALEALTERVETDLAPQFLTIPGVADVRLNGDRKRVLRVRLDPLKLSSFNLTIPDVADVLREAPFDVPAGSLKSSDQQVIVRADATSITPNEVADIIVSGDTRVGDIASVYFGPADPRSMVRLDGKPVIGMEVIRQAQSNTIEISDEVLQLLDNMRERFPELEFTLTSDDAQFIRSSVDEVINSLVLTVLLVVITLWVFIGSWRATLVPAFAIPVALIGSLALIWALGFSINILTLLALVLATGLIVDDAIVVSENIQRQRGLGLGRRASAVIGTREVFFAVVATTAVLAAVFIPIAFLPSTAGRLFREFGGVLAGAVIISSFVALSLVPALTSKLKLKKHSTHPFAKVGNKLVSLYSITIKSVLNRAWLVLIACILIAFGSGALYLNLDNELLPTEDRGKIRIFARGPDGVGLNFMDRQAMQMEDILLPFVESGEIESIYTVVGQWDPNIVFITVPLKHWDDRQFSQQEIINKIRGPLGEIPGAAGRASGSNSLNLRGQGGGIEIALLGQDYQQIFVAAQDFAKQIENAIPGTAPVRVSYQPSQPQLRVNIDRRRAEELGVSLSDISITLRAAINGDDVADLNIGDQSIPIMLQVQNQVIQDPSDLANLYVASSQGRLVPISSLANISEEGVAAELERHAQRRAIELDMELPDGMTIADIVDQIRNLSQQSLPQGITLAFKGEALTFEETANEVLLTYVLAFLIVLLVLAAQFESVNSAIVVMLTVPFGITSAILALYLTNTSLNIYSQIGLVMLIGLIAKNAILLVEFADQLRDQGLSVREAVEEAALVRLRPITMTLVSTLLGALPLILSSGAGAEARNAIGWVVFGGLSLAVLFTLYLTPVIYLGLARFTKPRGDETKQLAQELEQTE from the coding sequence ATGAAAAATTCCCCTATGATGCAAGACCTACCCTCAATGGCAATTCGCCGCCCAGTGCTCATTGTTGTTTTGAATCTACTAATAATAATTGCTGGTTTAGCTGCAATTGCAGGAATTGAAGTCAGAGAATTACCAGATGTTGATAGGCCACGTATAACTGTTTCGGCTTCATTTCCTGGCGGGTCTCCAGAAACGGTCGACACAGAAGTAACCAGTAAACTAGAAGGGGCAATAGCCCGTGTAAGTGGTGTTAAATCAATTCGCGCACAAAGTGAAGAAGGCAATGCACGTATTGTTGTTGAGTTTCGCCCTGGCGTAGACTTAGATAATGCAGCTAACGAAACCCGTGAGTCTGTTGCTCGTGTACAACGAGAATTACCAGAGGAAGTTGAACGTGTTGCAATTATCAAGGCCGATAATGATGCAGAAGCTGTTGTTTCGCTCACTGTATCAAGTAATAGTCTAGCACTTGAAGCCCTTACTGAACGCGTTGAAACCGATTTAGCTCCCCAGTTTTTAACCATACCGGGTGTTGCCGATGTCAGGTTAAACGGGGATCGAAAACGTGTTTTGCGAGTTCGCTTAGATCCATTAAAGTTAAGTAGTTTTAACCTTACCATTCCTGATGTGGCAGATGTTTTACGAGAAGCACCATTTGATGTACCAGCAGGAAGCCTTAAATCAAGTGACCAACAAGTTATAGTCAGAGCCGATGCTACTTCTATTACACCCAATGAAGTAGCAGATATTATTGTTAGCGGTGATACGCGAGTAGGTGATATTGCATCAGTCTATTTTGGCCCTGCAGATCCTCGCTCTATGGTTCGTTTAGATGGCAAACCCGTAATCGGTATGGAGGTTATTCGTCAAGCGCAATCAAATACAATTGAAATATCGGATGAAGTTTTACAGTTACTTGACAACATGCGTGAACGATTCCCTGAACTCGAATTTACGCTGACATCAGACGATGCTCAATTTATAAGAAGCTCTGTTGATGAAGTAATAAACTCCTTAGTGCTTACAGTTTTGTTAGTGGTAATAACGTTATGGGTGTTTATAGGTTCGTGGCGCGCAACACTTGTGCCTGCGTTTGCCATACCTGTTGCGCTTATAGGATCTCTTGCACTTATTTGGGCCCTTGGTTTTTCTATTAATATACTCACTTTATTAGCACTGGTTTTAGCCACAGGTTTAATAGTTGATGATGCAATTGTTGTAAGTGAAAACATACAACGTCAAAGAGGGCTAGGGCTTGGTCGGCGAGCATCAGCAGTAATAGGAACTCGAGAAGTATTTTTTGCAGTAGTTGCAACGACTGCCGTATTGGCTGCGGTTTTTATCCCTATTGCATTTTTACCCTCTACGGCAGGACGATTATTTAGAGAGTTTGGCGGGGTGCTTGCAGGTGCAGTCATTATTTCAAGTTTTGTTGCGTTATCACTTGTCCCTGCATTGACTTCAAAATTAAAACTTAAAAAACATAGCACCCACCCATTTGCCAAAGTAGGTAATAAGTTAGTAAGCCTTTATAGCATAACTATTAAAAGCGTTCTGAACCGCGCTTGGCTTGTGCTCATAGCTTGTATATTAATAGCCTTTGGTTCTGGCGCATTGTATTTAAACCTCGATAACGAACTATTACCTACAGAGGACAGGGGGAAAATTCGTATATTTGCCAGAGGCCCAGACGGTGTTGGGTTGAATTTTATGGACAGGCAAGCAATGCAAATGGAAGATATTTTGTTACCTTTTGTAGAAAGTGGTGAAATAGAATCTATTTATACAGTTGTTGGGCAATGGGATCCAAATATTGTTTTTATTACAGTACCACTAAAGCATTGGGACGACCGTCAATTTAGCCAGCAAGAAATCATTAATAAAATTCGCGGACCATTAGGTGAAATCCCAGGAGCAGCTGGTCGTGCATCCGGTTCTAATAGTTTAAATCTTAGAGGTCAAGGTGGCGGTATAGAAATCGCTTTATTAGGCCAAGATTACCAACAAATTTTTGTTGCTGCACAAGATTTTGCAAAGCAAATTGAAAACGCAATCCCGGGTACTGCGCCAGTAAGAGTCTCTTATCAGCCATCACAGCCACAATTACGTGTAAATATTGATAGGCGAAGAGCCGAAGAGTTGGGTGTATCGCTAAGTGATATCTCAATTACACTCCGTGCTGCCATCAATGGGGATGATGTTGCTGATCTCAACATTGGCGACCAATCAATACCCATCATGCTGCAAGTACAAAACCAAGTTATTCAAGACCCAAGTGATTTAGCAAACCTCTATGTGGCAAGTTCGCAAGGGAGGTTAGTGCCTATTAGTAGCTTAGCTAATATTAGTGAAGAAGGAGTAGCCGCTGAGCTTGAGCGTCATGCACAGCGTCGTGCTATTGAATTAGATATGGAACTACCGGATGGTATGACGATTGCCGATATAGTCGATCAAATTCGCAATTTGTCTCAGCAATCGTTGCCTCAAGGTATTACCCTTGCGTTTAAAGGTGAAGCGCTGACCTTTGAAGAAACAGCAAACGAAGTACTTTTAACTTACGTGTTGGCTTTTCTAATTGTATTACTGGTATTAGCAGCTCAATTTGAAAGTGTAAACAGTGCGATAGTGGTAATGCTAACAGTTCCATTTGGTATTACCTCTGCTATTTTAGCGCTTTATTTAACAAATACGTCTCTTAATATTTATTCGCAAATTGGTCTAGTGATGCTCATTGGTCTAATTGCGAAAAATGCCATTTTATTAGTCGAATTTGCAGATCAACTTCGAGACCAAGGCTTATCAGTTCGTGAGGCTGTTGAAGAGGCTGCGCTGGTAAGATTACGTCCAATCACCATGACACTCGTTTCTACGTTACTTGGTGCACTGCCATTAATTTTATCAAGCGGGGCGGGTGCTGAAGCACGTAATGCAATAGGTTGGGTTGTATTTGGTGGTCTTTCACTTGCTGTTTTATTTACTTTATACTTAACACCAGTCATCTATTTAGGACTTGCACGTTTCACTAAGCCAAGAGGGGATGAAACTAAACAGCTGGCCCAAGAGCTTGAACAAACAGAATAA
- a CDS encoding efflux RND transporter periplasmic adaptor subunit, producing the protein MKLRILLLNIYLLLFIFSTAASSANVMVQKVTTERTKEEVKAVGNAEAIHSVILFPAVGDRVTAVHFKPGNFVKEGDVLVELDSRRQKAALQQAEITLADTQRTLNRLSESHKKGAIPKSDLDDAKTLHALAEVALINAKTDLEDRTVLAPFDGVMGLTDVEKGDRITEQTAIATIDDTRSLYINFNAPESAVSILKNKGIVEVTPWQSAKAINAQVSYLDSRINPQTRTLRVKAKLENANEQFMPGMSFRINITMQGESYAVVPEAALMWGATGPYVWKSIDKKAKRIDVKIEQRLAGRLLVSGNLNENDILVVEGVQRLRENQTLTFANPSNLEE; encoded by the coding sequence TTGAAATTGCGCATACTTCTATTAAATATCTATTTGTTATTATTCATTTTTAGCACAGCAGCATCTAGTGCAAATGTAATGGTACAAAAAGTTACAACGGAACGTACAAAAGAAGAGGTTAAAGCTGTAGGTAATGCAGAAGCAATCCACTCCGTTATATTATTTCCTGCAGTGGGTGATAGAGTAACAGCCGTTCACTTTAAACCGGGTAACTTCGTAAAGGAAGGAGATGTTTTAGTCGAGCTTGACTCTCGCAGACAAAAAGCAGCTCTTCAACAAGCAGAAATAACCTTAGCAGATACCCAACGAACACTTAACAGACTCAGCGAAAGTCACAAAAAGGGAGCAATTCCTAAAAGTGACTTAGATGATGCTAAAACTTTGCATGCACTCGCCGAGGTTGCTCTTATTAATGCTAAAACAGATCTGGAAGACAGAACTGTGCTTGCGCCATTTGATGGTGTGATGGGACTTACTGATGTAGAAAAAGGGGATCGCATTACAGAGCAAACTGCCATTGCAACAATTGATGATACTCGCAGTTTGTACATTAATTTTAACGCCCCCGAGTCAGCTGTCTCAATACTAAAAAATAAAGGTATTGTGGAAGTAACACCATGGCAAAGCGCAAAAGCTATTAATGCTCAAGTTTCATATCTTGATTCTCGAATAAATCCACAAACCCGTACCTTACGTGTCAAAGCCAAACTGGAAAATGCAAATGAGCAGTTTATGCCTGGTATGAGTTTTCGAATTAATATTACCATGCAAGGGGAGTCATATGCTGTTGTGCCTGAGGCTGCACTTATGTGGGGAGCAACAGGTCCTTATGTTTGGAAAAGTATAGATAAAAAAGCAAAGCGCATAGATGTAAAAATAGAGCAACGCTTAGCTGGGCGATTGTTAGTTTCAGGCAATTTAAATGAAAACGACATATTGGTTGTTGAAGGCGTCCAACGCTTGCGCGAAAACCAAACATTAACGTTTGCTAATCCCAGTAATTTAGAGGAATAA